Genomic DNA from Roseiconus lacunae:
TTCCAAATGATCCGTGAAAAGTCGCTGCGATTCAAACCGCGCGGCGTCAGATCGGCGTCAGACGTTCGAGGCGGCAGCCAAACCTTCGTACCGCAAGACACCAGTGCGGGGCATTCGGGCGACGGTTCGCCGTCACAGCAATTGTGCCCAACCGTCTGCAACTGGCAGCAGACGTGAGGACACGGTTTCCCTGCATATAATCCCGCCCGAGCGGCCGGCGAAGATGCCAACAGCACCGCGAACACTGCATAAGCAGCAAAAAATCGAGCGGTCGAGTTGGTGTGGCGGCGGTTCATGACAGGCATTTCCAAATGCATTCAAAAGATTCGTTTGAAGGAATCTCTTCTTTGATGCTCTTTGGATGCACAGCTCCGACGTTTCTTCACGACTTTGCGAAAAGATTCTAGGATTCTTTGCCGGATTCGCTTCTGGTGCAAACAGCCAGCGCGTTCAGATCCTGAAGCCACACGGATTGCTGATCGACGAACGCAGCTTGCAATTGGCTCGCTAGGTCATCCGAGTCGCAGATCGACTGCGAGACCTCGATCGCCAGTCGCGGATCGGGATCGCTGTGCGTCGAGTGACAGACCACGAAATGCAGCATGGTCTCTTCTAGCATCTGCATGCTGGCGTGCCAGAGCCGATCGACGGCCTCAACGCTAGCGGCAGGCTTGTAACCATCGACCTGTCGCGCCGCTCGCATGATCGAAGATACCTCCAGACAGAATCTCAACATGCGGCTCATGGCGTATCGAGATTCGCTGAACCGAAAGTAATGCAAGACCGGATAGAAATGATGCGATTCCAACAACTCCGCCATGTTCGACGACAGTGTGTAAAGGTCTTGGTTAACCAATGAAGGATCGCTTTGGGTTAGGTATGCTCGCAAGTAACCAAGGCTGTCTCCGGTTCGTCCAGTGCGATACTCAATCTCATTGGCAAACTGGTTGCGACGGGCGAGTGTCGAATAGACGGAGATGACGTAGGCAAGCACAAGCGTGAAGAAGCTGAACCCCAGGCCAGCGGCAGTGATGGTCAAAAACTGCATCGCTGGCGTTCGAGGAACCAAGTCGCCGACGCCCAGCGTCGTGATGGTAAACCCAGAAAAATACACCGCGGTTACAAAATCCGTATCAGTCGGAGTCGATCCGGTCGCTGTGATGCCGCTTCCGAGTTGAGACCAAACGATCAGACTGATGCCAAACAATAGCAGCGTCGCCCAACACAACACTTGCGTCACGATTAGTGCGGGACCGCAGTGAACGAGAACTCGCGCATGAGCGAACGTTTGCGTTCGGACTAAAAAGTGAAATCCAAAATTGATGACTTTCGTGATCGGGCCGACCGTTGCCCGTGGATGGAGCACAGCCATGAACGTTTCCCAGACTCCTAAGCAAGTCAATAGAAAACCGCCAGCGGCAATGAACCAATTCATCATGCGCCGTATTTCCCAAAAATAGTCATTAGCTCCCGGATCTTCTCGTCTTTGCCGAGCGTTCTTGTTTTTAAAACTATTGCGATCCTGGTTTACAGCAATTAGCGACAGTCGAAACGGCAGAAGTCTATCCTATTTGCGACGTCGACGACAGTTTTCTGGAACCCCATACTAGAAAAGGCCGACGGTTGAATTCTCAAACCGGCCCGATGCCCAGCAACGTCTTGGTCGGAGTCGCTCAGCCGCGAGCAGCTAAATGCATTGCCAATAGTTGCGGCGATTGAATTCTGCTCTGACACATGTCATCACAAAATGAACCGGATGATATTTCAACGGTACCGGTCATGCGCACGTCTTGTACCCCAAGCAAGGAAGTTGTGCCTGGCTGTCCACAGAACTTGCTCTGCATGACGATGGCCAGGATGGATGTAACAATTCGCGTTGCCGAAGGGGTGCTGCTCGAAGAAGTACCGACCTGCGAATAGGCGTCTCCGCGCATCTGGCAGCGATTCTGCAGAAAACGGCTTGACTCCGTACCGTAGTACGGAGCCGATAATACGCGTGGAGGATAGATCAATGAGCCGTCAAACCATCGGAACCGTCGCAAAAGCAGCGGGAGTCAACGTTGAAACCATTCGTTTTTACGAGCGAAAAGGATTGATACAACAGCCGCGCCCGGTTTCGACATCGTTCCGCGAATACCCGGCTGGGACAGTTGAACGAATTCGCTTCATCAAGCGTGCGCAAGACCTCGGGTTCACGCTCGTCGAGATCATCGACTTGCTGAAGCTGTCAGACGGAGAATACGGCACGCGGGCCGACGTTAAGCGATTGGCGGAATTGAAACTCGGATCAATTCGTCAAAAGATCGCTGATCTGCGGCAGATGGAAACGACGCTCCACGATCTTGTTTGCCAATGCTCAGGGCGCGGAAAGGTTCCTGGGTGCCCGATTATTGAAGCGCTAATTTCACCCGATCCCACAGAAATCAACAAGGACAAACGATGACCACTCAAATTGCGACAACGCTGAAATGCGGAAGTTGCTTAAGCAAGGTACGCCCCCAACTCGATGCATTTGAAGGGATGCATTCGTGGCGTGCAGACCTGAGTGATCCGCGAAAACTACTGTTTGTCGATTTGGCTCCTGAAATCGATCCAGGGCGAGTTGTCGAACTGATTCGCGATCAAGGTTTCGAAGCGAGTATTGTCGAAGAAGCTTCGTATGCTTCGGCACAAAAAGACGGTGCCGCGGAAGAGAGCCGTTTCCGAGTTTCAACTTACAAGCCACTGTTTCTGGTGGTGATGTATGTCCTCGGTGCATCTTTACTGATGTTGCGGGCGGCCGGTACATGGCATCTGTCGATGGGGACGACCTATTTCATGGGATTCTTCTTCCTCGGTTTTGCATTCTTCAAGTTGCTTGATGTATCCAAATTTGCAGATGCTTTCGCAACCTACGATATCATCGCCAAACGGTCTCGAGCATACGCATTGGCGTATCCGTGGGTTGAAGTGACCTTGGGAGCAATGTTCGTTACTGGCAGCGCTCTTTTGGTGGCCAACATCGCCACAGTTGTCATCATGTCGATCGGATTGATTGGTGTCGTCTCTGCAGTTCGGAAGAAGCAGTCGATCCAATGTGCTTGCTTGGGAACCGCGTTCAATCTACCGATGTCAGTCGTAACAGTCATTGAAAACTCCGTCATGATTCTCATGGCTATGACGATGATTGCAATTCACGTTGCCGGCTGACGCTACCGGGTCGGGGACACGAAACGATGGAAACTTTAGAGGACTTTTAAGATTGGCCTAAATTCGTGCCTCCCTTGATTCCGTTTCGCCCGAAGTCGAATTGATAACTTGTGAGGCCGCGGAACGATTGGATTGATACCCCGGTAAGGTATGTCCGATACAGTTGATGACGCTGGTTTTCGTCTCTCTCGCGGAAGGTCCGATGAAGCTCAATCGAATTTGCATGGCTGTGGCGGCGGTAACAATGACCGTACAAGCCGCGGAAGCGCAGGAGAATCTTGCAAACGCACCCAAGCTGGTAACGGCGGTTGTGCAGGACGTCCCGTTGATGTCCCAGCAGAAT
This window encodes:
- a CDS encoding potassium channel family protein; this encodes MMNWFIAAGGFLLTCLGVWETFMAVLHPRATVGPITKVINFGFHFLVRTQTFAHARVLVHCGPALIVTQVLCWATLLLFGISLIVWSQLGSGITATGSTPTDTDFVTAVYFSGFTITTLGVGDLVPRTPAMQFLTITAAGLGFSFFTLVLAYVISVYSTLARRNQFANEIEYRTGRTGDSLGYLRAYLTQSDPSLVNQDLYTLSSNMAELLESHHFYPVLHYFRFSESRYAMSRMLRFCLEVSSIMRAARQVDGYKPAASVEAVDRLWHASMQMLEETMLHFVVCHSTHSDPDPRLAIEVSQSICDSDDLASQLQAAFVDQQSVWLQDLNALAVCTRSESGKES
- a CDS encoding MerR family transcriptional regulator, with the translated sequence MSRQTIGTVAKAAGVNVETIRFYERKGLIQQPRPVSTSFREYPAGTVERIRFIKRAQDLGFTLVEIIDLLKLSDGEYGTRADVKRLAELKLGSIRQKIADLRQMETTLHDLVCQCSGRGKVPGCPIIEALISPDPTEINKDKR
- a CDS encoding MauE/DoxX family redox-associated membrane protein, giving the protein MTTQIATTLKCGSCLSKVRPQLDAFEGMHSWRADLSDPRKLLFVDLAPEIDPGRVVELIRDQGFEASIVEEASYASAQKDGAAEESRFRVSTYKPLFLVVMYVLGASLLMLRAAGTWHLSMGTTYFMGFFFLGFAFFKLLDVSKFADAFATYDIIAKRSRAYALAYPWVEVTLGAMFVTGSALLVANIATVVIMSIGLIGVVSAVRKKQSIQCACLGTAFNLPMSVVTVIENSVMILMAMTMIAIHVAG